One region of Quercus lobata isolate SW786 chromosome 2, ValleyOak3.0 Primary Assembly, whole genome shotgun sequence genomic DNA includes:
- the LOC115961019 gene encoding probable inactive purple acid phosphatase 27 — protein sequence MDYGMFRFCVADSEHDWRKGSEQYRFLEKCLASVDRRKQPWLIFVAHRPLGYSSNDWFGEEGSFEEPMGRDDLQRLWQKYRVDIAFYGHVHAYERTCPIYQVWIEQPNMEVP from the coding sequence ATGGATTATGGCATGTTCCGCTTTTGTGTAGCTGATAGTGAGCATGACTGGCGAAAGGGTTCAGAACAATATAGGTTCCTTGAGAAATGCCTTGCATCAGTTGATAGACGAAAGCAACCTTGGTTAATCTTTGTTGCTCATCGTCCCCTTGGGTATTCCTCTAATGATTGGTTTGGCGAAGAAGGCTCATTTGAAGAGCCCATGGGAAGGGATGACTTGCAGAGGCTTTGGCAGAAGTACAGGGTTGATATCGCTTTCTATGGCCACGTCCATGCCTATGAAAGGACATGCCCCATTTACCAAGTATGGATAGAGCAACCTAATATGGAGGTTCCTTAG